A stretch of the Saccharolobus caldissimus genome encodes the following:
- a CDS encoding MaoC family dehydratase, which translates to MEYKVGYKFTTKRRTITDADIILFAGLTGDWHPAHLDDIYAKNSIFGKRVAHGFLTLSILQGLLAQHKIVEDIIALLGINNVKFKSPVFVGDTIWSECEITDSRESKSRPGNLIVTIHCIGRKQDNTEILEYDIVELMKF; encoded by the coding sequence GTGGAATATAAGGTGGGGTATAAGTTTACCACTAAGAGAAGGACAATTACTGACGCTGATATTATATTATTCGCAGGTTTAACAGGTGACTGGCATCCAGCACATTTGGATGATATTTACGCTAAAAATTCAATATTTGGTAAAAGAGTTGCACATGGTTTTTTAACCCTTTCTATTCTTCAAGGTTTGCTAGCTCAACATAAAATAGTTGAAGATATAATAGCATTATTAGGAATAAATAACGTTAAGTTTAAGTCTCCAGTTTTCGTAGGAGATACGATATGGTCAGAGTGTGAAATAACTGATAGTAGGGAGAGCAAGAGTAGGCCAGGAAATTTAATCGTTACGATTCATTGTATCGGAAGGAAACAAGATAATACCGAGATTTTAGAGTATGACATAGTAGAGTTAATGAAGTTTTAA
- a CDS encoding CaiB/BaiF CoA transferase family protein, with product MQKGALEGIRALELGIYLNGPYIGRLLAELGAEVIKIEPPWGDPMRNSPPFINGDSLHSIYYNVNKKFITLNLKTDKGRELFLELVKKSDIVISNFRPGTLEKLKIGYDDLVKVNPKIILVSSTGYGYNSPYKDLPAFDPIVQALSGMMDSTGYPDRPTRAGMAILDFTTAAYAVIAVLAALLYRERTGRGQFIDMSMYDVSLTLSMQSLTYIFLGHHPRVGPTSLVFSPEYLYEAKDGYVYVIIPTDEAWRNLAKKMGRDDLINNPRYKTVADRVAHRDEINKIVQDYFKNLTKDEIVRIVIECGGAAAPVRELKEQFEDPHVKARNMFVEFLLNGNKIIVPGSPFKMSETPGVVKWPGLPKGYHNEEIYSELLGLSKDEIEKLRMEGVI from the coding sequence ATGCAAAAGGGGGCTCTTGAGGGCATTAGGGCTTTAGAATTGGGTATATATCTTAACGGACCTTACATAGGTAGATTGTTAGCAGAATTAGGAGCTGAAGTAATAAAAATTGAACCTCCATGGGGAGATCCAATGCGAAACTCACCGCCCTTCATTAATGGGGATAGTCTGCATTCAATTTATTATAATGTAAATAAAAAATTTATAACATTAAATCTAAAAACGGATAAAGGAAGGGAATTATTTTTAGAATTAGTAAAGAAGAGTGATATAGTAATTAGTAATTTTAGACCTGGAACTTTAGAGAAGTTAAAAATAGGATATGATGACTTAGTGAAAGTAAATCCTAAAATAATTCTGGTTTCTTCCACGGGGTATGGTTATAATAGTCCATATAAGGATCTACCAGCTTTTGACCCCATAGTTCAAGCATTAAGTGGTATGATGGATTCTACGGGATATCCAGATAGACCTACTAGAGCGGGCATGGCAATCTTGGATTTCACTACTGCAGCTTACGCAGTTATTGCAGTTCTAGCTGCGTTATTATATAGGGAAAGAACTGGAAGAGGTCAGTTCATAGATATGAGCATGTATGACGTATCTTTAACCCTTTCAATGCAGTCCTTAACTTACATATTTTTGGGTCATCATCCTAGGGTTGGTCCAACAAGTTTAGTATTCTCTCCAGAATACTTATATGAGGCTAAGGACGGTTATGTATATGTAATAATTCCCACTGACGAGGCTTGGAGGAATTTAGCTAAAAAAATGGGAAGAGACGATTTAATTAATAATCCTAGATATAAGACTGTTGCGGATAGGGTAGCCCATAGGGATGAAATAAATAAAATAGTTCAAGATTACTTCAAAAATTTAACTAAAGATGAAATTGTTAGAATTGTAATAGAGTGCGGTGGTGCTGCAGCTCCCGTTAGGGAATTAAAGGAGCAATTTGAGGATCCTCATGTTAAGGCTAGAAATATGTTTGTAGAGTTTTTACTTAACGGAAATAAAATAATAGTGCCAGGCTCACCTTTTAAGATGAGTGAAACTCCTGGAGTAGTTAAATGGCCTGGTTTACCTAAAGGTTATCATAATGAAGAAATTTATAGTGAATTACTTGGTTTATCTAAGGATGAAATAGAAAAATTAAGAATGGAAGGTGTAATTTGA
- a CDS encoding enolase C-terminal domain-like protein, which produces MKIKNLETKTIAIPLKDKLLHGVGEHPGRLIFTIVKIETDEGIIGYGETGGGGYSLSPMIEKLKTLLIGEDLNIRRLRWKIASPISATYYNQLLPQIWFPIETALLDIKGKALGISISDLIGGKVRDEIEVSAYIFPTPNTLTVQELVNKVEKIVKEGGFKVVKLKTGVFSPKHEIDVVKELAERLPYIKFRLDPNGAWSLSEALYVARSLEGVNIEYFEDPVWTTNGLKAFRELSKYPVATNTVATKFEDLPNVFLRDAVDIVLGDPHWWYGIYGFLELSASLWSLGLELGMHSPTETGIALAAMLHAASASPNLAYAIDTHYIHLSDDIIKRPFKISEGKIKVPTEPGLGVDVDENKIDKYQRLYEEEGEYTYHQVELTKEIVMIPRRSFINCKCHPY; this is translated from the coding sequence ATGAAAATAAAAAACTTAGAAACTAAGACAATTGCAATACCTCTAAAAGATAAATTACTTCATGGTGTAGGAGAACATCCAGGTAGGCTTATTTTTACTATAGTGAAAATAGAAACTGATGAAGGTATTATAGGCTATGGAGAAACTGGTGGAGGGGGATATTCCTTATCACCTATGATAGAAAAACTAAAAACATTATTAATAGGTGAAGATCTTAATATAAGAAGGTTAAGATGGAAAATTGCATCACCAATATCTGCTACATATTATAATCAACTATTGCCTCAAATATGGTTCCCAATAGAAACTGCTCTTTTAGACATTAAAGGAAAAGCTCTTGGAATATCGATTTCTGACCTAATAGGAGGTAAGGTAAGAGATGAAATAGAAGTTTCAGCATATATATTTCCTACTCCAAACACGTTAACAGTACAAGAATTAGTTAATAAAGTTGAGAAAATCGTGAAGGAGGGCGGGTTTAAAGTAGTAAAATTGAAAACTGGCGTATTCTCACCTAAACATGAAATAGATGTAGTTAAGGAACTTGCTGAGAGATTACCCTATATCAAATTCAGATTAGACCCTAATGGTGCATGGAGTCTATCTGAGGCCCTTTATGTAGCCAGAAGCTTAGAGGGAGTAAACATCGAGTATTTTGAGGATCCAGTATGGACTACTAATGGTCTAAAAGCTTTCAGAGAATTAAGCAAGTATCCAGTAGCTACGAATACTGTAGCGACCAAATTTGAGGATTTACCCAATGTATTTTTGAGAGACGCTGTAGATATAGTTTTAGGAGATCCTCATTGGTGGTACGGAATTTACGGCTTCTTAGAATTATCTGCTAGCCTATGGAGTCTAGGACTTGAATTAGGTATGCATAGCCCTACTGAGACTGGAATAGCCCTTGCCGCTATGCTACACGCTGCATCTGCTTCGCCAAATTTAGCTTATGCGATAGATACACATTATATACACTTATCTGATGATATAATCAAAAGGCCCTTTAAAATATCTGAAGGTAAGATAAAAGTACCCACAGAGCCGGGCTTAGGTGTTGATGTAGATGAGAATAAAATAGATAAATATCAACGATTATATGAAGAAGAAGGAGAATATACGTATCATCAAGTGGAACTTACTAAGGAAATTGTAATGATACCCAGAAGAAGTTTTATTAACTGTAAATGTCATCCATATTGA
- a CDS encoding RNA-guided endonuclease TnpB family protein, translating into MARRVKAIRATVSMKIALSEPLLALVNNYVKAIRFTLFWLKENVPNPNEKGVLGKVHEELYTRLREEYNLPSKVAEDCYRDALSVYKGWYNNPKKGRFPRVYKPTVWLTPRASYNVDLDNMTVRIAGVGELQILGYPRNLKEYLSWRMREARLVVKGDKAFLKVVFEKPLEKAKPRESVAVDVNMSEIVVGKDDTHYVRIPTRLHEVHHWKSLAERLQKKYSKRWRGNKRILYRIRSFHQKARRIMEDFARKVGKWVVEIARDFGADVIKLEKLENLIKNVDKLPKEFHDKLYLMQYRRIQYWVEWQARKHGILVQYVNPKYSSVLCPKCGKRMEEKGYRWFKCSCGYENDRDVVAIVNLNRRGSLALSSAHHMRDVVPNRWWER; encoded by the coding sequence ATGGCTAGGAGGGTTAAAGCGATCAGAGCTACTGTTTCTATGAAGATCGCTCTCTCTGAACCCCTCCTAGCCCTTGTTAATAACTACGTAAAGGCAATACGTTTCACTCTGTTTTGGTTGAAGGAAAATGTTCCAAATCCTAATGAAAAGGGAGTGTTAGGAAAAGTTCACGAGGAATTATACACGAGGTTAAGGGAGGAATATAATCTACCATCAAAGGTTGCCGAGGATTGTTATAGGGATGCCCTCTCAGTGTACAAGGGTTGGTACAATAATCCTAAAAAGGGTAGGTTTCCAAGAGTATATAAGCCCACTGTATGGTTAACTCCTAGAGCAAGTTATAATGTGGACTTAGATAACATGACTGTTAGAATTGCTGGTGTTGGTGAACTTCAAATTCTAGGTTATCCTAGAAACCTCAAGGAGTACTTAAGCTGGAGGATGAGGGAGGCTAGGTTAGTGGTTAAGGGTGATAAGGCTTTTCTCAAGGTTGTTTTTGAGAAACCGTTGGAGAAGGCTAAACCAAGGGAAAGTGTTGCTGTTGATGTTAACATGAGTGAGATAGTAGTTGGCAAGGATGATACTCATTACGTTAGGATTCCAACTCGTTTGCACGAGGTTCACCACTGGAAGTCTTTAGCCGAGAGATTGCAGAAGAAATACTCAAAGAGGTGGAGGGGGAATAAGAGGATACTGTATAGGATTCGTTCTTTTCATCAAAAGGCTAGGCGTATTATGGAGGATTTCGCTAGGAAGGTTGGGAAGTGGGTTGTTGAGATTGCTAGAGATTTTGGTGCTGATGTTATTAAGTTGGAGAAGCTTGAGAACCTCATCAAGAACGTAGATAAACTACCTAAAGAGTTTCACGATAAACTTTATCTGATGCAGTATCGTAGGATTCAGTATTGGGTTGAGTGGCAGGCTAGGAAGCACGGTATTCTAGTTCAATACGTTAATCCCAAATATTCTTCTGTTTTATGTCCTAAGTGTGGTAAAAGGATGGAGGAGAAAGGGTATCGTTGGTTTAAGTGTTCATGTGGTTATGAGAATGATAGGGATGTTGTTGCTATAGTTAATTTGAACAGGAGGGGGTCTCTGGCCCTCTCGTCTGCCCACCATATGAGAGATGTAGTCCCGAATCGATGGTGGGAACGATGA
- a CDS encoding ABC transporter ATP-binding protein, producing the protein MVRIIAKNISKVFKKGKVIALDNINLVINNGERFGILGPSGAGKTTFMRIIAGLDVPSSGELFFDDKLVTSNGKLFVPPEDRRVGMVFQTWALYPNLTAFENIAFPLTNMGLSKEEIRRRVEEVAKILDISHVLNHYPRELSGGQQQRVALARALVKDPSLLLLDEPFTDFLTTLEGRWFPPREIIVPTIDSGLHLSYGGQTRGPETPSCSN; encoded by the coding sequence TTGGTTAGGATTATCGCTAAGAATATTTCTAAGGTTTTTAAGAAGGGTAAGGTTATTGCTTTAGATAACATTAATTTAGTTATTAATAATGGTGAAAGATTTGGAATTTTGGGACCTAGTGGTGCTGGTAAGACTACTTTTATGAGAATTATTGCAGGTTTGGATGTTCCTTCTTCGGGAGAATTATTTTTTGACGATAAACTTGTTACTAGTAATGGTAAGCTTTTTGTTCCCCCTGAGGATAGGAGAGTTGGTATGGTTTTTCAGACTTGGGCCTTATATCCTAATTTAACCGCTTTTGAAAACATTGCCTTTCCTTTGACTAATATGGGTTTAAGTAAGGAGGAAATTAGAAGGAGAGTTGAGGAGGTTGCTAAGATTTTGGATATTTCTCATGTTTTGAATCATTATCCTAGGGAATTATCTGGGGGTCAACAGCAAAGAGTTGCCTTGGCTAGGGCTTTAGTTAAAGATCCTTCTTTACTTTTACTTGACGAGCCTTTTACTGACTTTCTCACCACTCTGGAAGGGCGATGGTTCCCTCCCAGAGAGATCATCGTTCCCACCATCGATTCGGGACTACATCTCTCATATGGTGGGCAGACGAGAGGGCCAGAGACCCCCTCCTGTTCAAATTAA
- a CDS encoding helix-turn-helix domain-containing protein, giving the protein MIKVYIEVCHHGDWTEKTENSEMKIYGINHLIDPINKYNIEILLFYGKNQGKFLKNIKNHRNILDIIEYNEIKRNIYKVVLKGNYEDSIRKSLFESRAITLSTIIEDGIEKYNLLFLSNNDMEKLRKSLEDKPNVTVLHFKLLDLNIMNSLQLLTPLEYEIMVRALNKGFFENPRKISLEELSEEFGISKATLNFHIRKALKKILYLFLYQYG; this is encoded by the coding sequence GTGATAAAAGTTTATATTGAAGTTTGCCATCATGGCGATTGGACTGAGAAAACTGAAAATTCTGAGATGAAAATCTATGGTATAAATCATCTTATAGATCCTATAAATAAATATAACATTGAAATTCTTTTATTTTATGGTAAAAATCAAGGTAAATTCCTTAAAAATATAAAAAATCATAGGAATATTCTTGATATTATTGAATATAATGAAATTAAGAGGAATATTTATAAAGTAGTATTAAAAGGTAATTATGAAGATTCTATTAGAAAGTCTTTATTTGAGAGTAGAGCTATAACATTATCTACCATTATTGAAGATGGAATAGAGAAATATAATTTATTATTCTTATCTAATAATGATATGGAAAAATTAAGAAAATCTCTAGAAGATAAACCTAATGTGACGGTTTTGCACTTTAAATTACTTGATTTAAACATTATGAATTCACTTCAACTTTTAACTCCATTGGAATATGAGATTATGGTTAGAGCATTAAATAAGGGATTTTTTGAAAATCCTAGAAAAATATCATTAGAGGAACTTAGCGAGGAATTTGGAATAAGTAAAGCAACATTAAATTTTCATATTAGGAAGGCATTGAAAAAAATATTATATTTATTTTTATATCAATATGGATGA
- a CDS encoding mandelate racemase/muconate lactonizing enzyme family protein, which yields MELRISDLRVFTVQANFEWTFVRIYSGDYYGTGEAGPAPGLMGMVNGFRRLLVGEDAFKVNRIIEKLRYATLYSGTTTHHLIAGITIALYDLISKYLNVPLYKLLGGDRERIRVYVDAHGGKGLEAIDSLLLPIRLSWIENAEIEKDRLVTQNNPVSGRLSLEKWNEDYSPESYAKRARSLVNEGFTAIKFDLDIPTPFLSEHRVRSGDLSLKDIDYMAEIIRAVRDTVGDEIDIMVDLHWRYNVNTAIRICKALEPYRLRWIEDPTTSTIALTNFDELKIISSYCSIPIAVGETLYSSVQFKDLLSTNARVWTPDIAKTGIIEGRKISEIASIYDIEFSPHNIGSPIATMATAHLSSLSNTLGAVEFHGHDVPFWNDIIKPKRKIIEHGFITLTDEPGLGIDLDIDVMRKYWKDFEV from the coding sequence ATGGAGTTAAGGATTTCAGATTTAAGAGTTTTTACGGTTCAAGCTAATTTTGAATGGACCTTTGTCAGGATTTACTCTGGTGATTATTACGGTACTGGTGAAGCAGGTCCTGCTCCAGGCTTAATGGGTATGGTTAATGGTTTTAGACGTTTATTAGTTGGCGAAGACGCTTTTAAGGTTAATAGGATTATAGAGAAGCTAAGATATGCAACATTATACTCCGGTACAACAACACATCACCTAATTGCTGGCATAACTATTGCACTTTATGATTTAATTTCTAAATATCTTAACGTTCCCTTATATAAACTCTTAGGTGGAGATAGGGAGAGAATAAGAGTTTATGTTGACGCACATGGGGGAAAAGGATTGGAGGCAATAGATTCTCTCCTTTTGCCGATACGTTTATCCTGGATAGAGAATGCCGAAATAGAAAAGGACAGACTAGTTACTCAGAATAATCCCGTAAGTGGCAGACTCTCTTTAGAAAAATGGAACGAAGATTATTCCCCAGAATCTTATGCTAAAAGAGCTAGAAGTTTAGTAAATGAAGGATTTACGGCAATAAAGTTTGATCTAGATATACCTACTCCATTCTTATCCGAGCATAGAGTTAGAAGTGGAGATCTATCTCTAAAGGACATAGATTATATGGCTGAAATAATTAGAGCCGTAAGAGATACTGTAGGTGATGAAATAGATATTATGGTTGACTTACATTGGAGATATAATGTAAATACTGCAATAAGAATCTGTAAAGCCCTAGAGCCATATAGATTAAGATGGATAGAAGATCCTACAACTTCAACAATAGCCTTAACTAATTTTGATGAGTTGAAAATTATTTCCTCATATTGTTCTATACCTATCGCAGTTGGAGAAACGCTGTATTCTTCAGTTCAATTTAAGGACTTATTATCAACAAATGCTAGAGTATGGACCCCAGATATTGCAAAAACTGGAATAATAGAGGGAAGAAAAATTAGCGAAATAGCATCCATTTATGACATAGAATTTTCGCCACATAATATAGGATCGCCCATTGCTACTATGGCTACTGCACATTTATCATCTCTTTCGAATACACTTGGAGCTGTCGAATTTCATGGCCATGATGTACCCTTTTGGAATGACATCATAAAGCCTAAAAGAAAAATTATTGAACATGGCTTCATCACGTTAACTGATGAACCGGGTTTAGGTATAGATTTAGATATAGATGTTATGAGAAAATATTGGAAAGATTTCGAGGTGTGA
- a CDS encoding SDR family NAD(P)-dependent oxidoreductase, translating to MMDFRDKVILVTGSSSGIGRSIVELFAKLNANVVGIDINDEWGKGLESELRDKGLNFTHFHGDVGKIDDLKRVVDYVSEKYGKLDVLVNNAGIAEWKYFEELTYEDCEKVIRVNLFPIIFLTKFALPLLKKSQNASIVNVGSVTAERGEDNLLCYAASKGGVHAITISLARVLAKYNIRVNAVIPGPIDTPINWVRTRGPEKEKWDQWIKQVVLLGRWGKPEEVASVVAFLASDLATFITGSLVVVDGGYLIR from the coding sequence ATGATGGATTTTAGGGATAAAGTTATCTTAGTAACTGGCTCTTCCTCCGGCATTGGAAGGTCTATTGTTGAGCTATTCGCTAAACTTAACGCAAATGTTGTTGGAATTGATATAAACGATGAATGGGGTAAAGGATTAGAGAGTGAATTAAGAGACAAGGGACTAAATTTTACACATTTTCATGGTGATGTTGGTAAAATTGATGATTTAAAAAGGGTTGTGGATTACGTTAGTGAGAAGTACGGTAAGTTAGACGTTCTAGTTAATAATGCAGGTATTGCCGAGTGGAAGTATTTTGAGGAACTCACATATGAGGATTGTGAAAAAGTTATTAGGGTTAATCTTTTTCCTATAATTTTCTTAACAAAATTCGCTCTACCACTTTTAAAAAAATCCCAAAATGCTAGTATTGTAAACGTGGGTTCGGTTACAGCTGAGAGAGGTGAGGACAATTTATTATGTTATGCTGCCAGTAAAGGTGGAGTTCACGCTATTACCATTTCTTTAGCTAGGGTTTTAGCTAAATATAACATACGCGTAAATGCTGTAATACCAGGACCAATCGATACTCCAATTAACTGGGTGAGGACTAGGGGTCCAGAAAAAGAGAAATGGGACCAGTGGATTAAACAAGTAGTTCTTTTAGGTAGATGGGGCAAGCCAGAAGAAGTAGCCTCTGTTGTAGCCTTCCTAGCCTCAGATTTAGCTACATTCATAACGGGATCATTAGTAGTAGTAGACGGAGGATACTTAATAAGGTGA
- a CDS encoding sugar porter family MFS transporter, with amino-acid sequence MAEEIEILKMLDESKTDIVKYILAILGGLGGFLFGYDTGIIGDAIIFAEQTLHLTSFLIGLSVASVTLGAAIGAISSGIISDYLGRKYTLIMDALIFTIFAILLALSINDFMFVVTRTILGFAIGVDSVIGPVYIAEFAPKNTRGRLLTFQQLMIVVGIFVSYWVGYALSFSGNWRLMIGLGAIPGIIIAAFRFYMPESPRFAIIKNKVNELNQALKRFGLIVDQTAIQKVRKLQEFESQFSAKDLFRKAVLPITLFAIGAALFQQFDGINVFIYYSATIFEHLGYSPTSATFTAGWVTGFGNLYPVFLAQFLLVDRIGRKLSLVISFIGMAITLLLGSWLVSLTSYIAGLSLLAATMIYLFFFEIGSGPVLWDIMPEIFPTALRGRGSSILAFFVWIGDFVVSFTFPILLYSIGISYVFLIYGIISALGILFFWFLTPETKGKSLEELSKELWYSKLRKA; translated from the coding sequence ATGGCAGAAGAAATAGAAATTTTAAAGATGTTAGATGAATCAAAGACTGATATAGTAAAATATATTTTAGCAATACTTGGTGGTTTAGGCGGGTTCTTATTCGGTTATGATACTGGAATTATAGGGGATGCTATAATTTTCGCGGAACAAACATTACACTTAACATCATTTTTAATCGGATTAAGTGTAGCTAGTGTGACTTTAGGTGCTGCAATTGGTGCTATCTCTTCAGGTATCATTAGCGATTATCTAGGTAGAAAATACACACTAATTATGGATGCGCTTATATTCACTATTTTCGCTATTCTACTAGCATTATCAATTAATGATTTTATGTTTGTGGTAACGAGAACGATTCTAGGTTTCGCTATTGGCGTTGACTCGGTTATAGGACCTGTTTATATAGCTGAGTTCGCTCCTAAAAATACTAGAGGAAGATTACTAACTTTTCAGCAATTAATGATAGTTGTAGGAATATTTGTTTCATATTGGGTAGGATATGCTTTATCATTCTCTGGTAATTGGAGACTTATGATAGGATTGGGTGCAATACCAGGAATTATAATAGCAGCTTTTAGGTTTTATATGCCAGAAAGCCCTAGATTTGCGATAATTAAGAATAAAGTTAATGAACTTAATCAAGCCTTAAAACGATTTGGACTAATAGTTGATCAAACTGCAATTCAGAAAGTTAGAAAATTACAAGAGTTTGAAAGCCAATTTTCAGCAAAAGACCTATTTAGAAAAGCTGTTCTTCCAATTACCCTCTTCGCAATTGGTGCGGCTTTGTTTCAACAATTTGATGGAATAAATGTATTTATTTATTATTCTGCTACTATATTCGAGCATTTAGGTTATTCTCCTACGTCTGCTACTTTTACTGCTGGTTGGGTTACTGGATTCGGTAATCTCTATCCAGTTTTTCTAGCACAATTTCTACTAGTGGATAGAATAGGAAGAAAGTTATCGCTAGTAATAAGTTTTATAGGCATGGCCATAACTTTACTTTTAGGCAGTTGGTTAGTATCACTAACTAGTTATATAGCTGGCTTATCATTATTAGCAGCTACAATGATATATCTATTTTTCTTCGAAATCGGGTCTGGTCCAGTATTATGGGATATAATGCCAGAAATCTTTCCTACTGCATTAAGAGGCAGGGGTTCTAGTATACTTGCGTTTTTTGTATGGATAGGTGACTTCGTAGTTTCATTCACATTTCCTATATTACTATATTCGATAGGAATATCTTATGTGTTCTTAATATACGGTATAATATCCGCATTAGGTATATTATTCTTCTGGTTTTTAACGCCAGAAACAAAGGGAAAGAGTTTAGAAGAGTTATCTAAGGAGCTATGGTATTCAAAATTACGCAAGGCTTAA
- a CDS encoding aldose 1-epimerase, with amino-acid sequence MIDCNWSYNGIKLCILNNDILNISILPEMGGIIWSIKYNGYELMYHHYKELELPWKFKEDFPREDPLHTFFIGGWFEVFPNAGYKTNLLGVSWGLHGETPYLPWKVEYDEEKDPNSILLIVQLKRYPLKLYRRISLNKNEILLWEKVVNLAPIDLYFSWLHHPTFGGDFLDDSTFIELPNNTEIEVDKYLGLKYSQFEAGFRGEWPMVKGKDGKMYDLSRYPPKGSQNTNDLIYVPKMKRGWFKIINEKRKITFEAEYENSLFKSLWIWRPIGGGPEDPWYGTIYATSLEITTSWPATGLSEQVKLGTAEVIKANSKIETLLKFSIK; translated from the coding sequence ATGATAGATTGTAATTGGAGTTATAATGGGATTAAACTCTGCATTTTAAATAATGATATATTAAATATATCGATATTACCAGAAATGGGAGGAATAATATGGAGTATTAAATATAATGGTTATGAGTTAATGTACCACCATTATAAGGAATTAGAATTACCTTGGAAATTTAAAGAAGATTTTCCTAGAGAAGACCCACTACATACCTTCTTTATTGGAGGATGGTTTGAAGTTTTTCCTAATGCAGGCTATAAGACAAATTTATTAGGAGTTTCGTGGGGCCTTCATGGTGAAACCCCCTATTTACCCTGGAAAGTTGAATATGATGAGGAGAAAGATCCTAATTCTATCTTGTTAATAGTTCAATTAAAGCGATATCCCCTAAAACTTTATAGAAGAATATCGTTAAATAAGAATGAGATCTTACTGTGGGAGAAAGTAGTTAATTTAGCTCCAATAGATTTATACTTTTCATGGCTCCATCACCCTACATTTGGTGGAGATTTTTTAGATGACTCGACATTCATAGAACTTCCTAATAATACTGAGATAGAGGTTGATAAATATTTAGGCCTAAAATACTCCCAATTTGAAGCTGGATTTAGAGGAGAATGGCCAATGGTAAAGGGCAAAGATGGCAAAATGTATGATTTATCGAGATATCCACCAAAAGGTTCTCAAAATACTAACGACTTAATTTATGTGCCCAAAATGAAAAGAGGATGGTTTAAAATAATTAATGAGAAGAGAAAAATTACTTTTGAAGCAGAATACGAAAATTCTTTGTTCAAATCGCTATGGATATGGAGGCCAATAGGTGGTGGGCCAGAAGATCCTTGGTATGGTACAATTTACGCTACATCTCTAGAGATAACAACTAGTTGGCCTGCTACAGGATTATCTGAGCAAGTTAAATTAGGGACTGCAGAAGTTATAAAAGCTAACTCAAAAATTGAAACTTTATTGAAATTTAGTATTAAATAA